Sequence from the Neosynechococcus sphagnicola sy1 genome:
CAAACTTTTCAAGCTTCGCTTGAAACTGGAATTTGACTCAAAATATGGCTGGGTATCCACCCACCTGCGTTTGCCTCTGGCAACCACCTCCACCCTTTGGGCCGTAACCTAGAGAGTCGCGATCGCCAAAATGAACCACAGTCGAGAGCGTGGGTAGACCGAGCGAATCTCAGATTTATGGATATTCCAGCCAGAAGAAAACGCTTCAAAATGGTTTCCAAGATTTTGAGGCTTCTCAACCTAAAGGAAGGACTTCTGAAGGCTGAGGTACCCAAGAAAATATTAAGGATTGTAGCGAATTGACACCTGCACAGTTGATAACTATAGTGTAATAGAGCTATAAAAAGATGTGACAAGGTCTAGAATTACCCCGCTGAGAAATTGCGATTTCGGTTCTACCGCAAGCTAGAGAGCTTTGGCTAAAGCTTCTGTACTGAGTTGCCGCTGCCAATCTTGTTGAAAAGTAGGGCAGTAACTTAACCCAAGTTTTAATGCGTTTGAGTCCAAAAACCCTGACGTATCGAGTCTCTGTGGATGAATTTAGCGAGGATTTCAAGATTTATCCAGAAGACGAGTGACGAGTAACATTGCGAGGTATTCCTATGAGTCAGTTATCCGTTCGATTGCGAGAAGGGACACAACAGTCCCATACGGCTGCTGAAAATACTGCCTATATGAAATGCTTTCTCAAAGGCATTGTTGAACGTGAACCGTTCCGTAAATTGCTGGCCAATTTATATTTTGTCTATAGCACCCTGGAAGCAGCCTTAGACGATCACCGCAACCATCCCCAGATTGGGCCGATTGTCTTCCCAGAGTTAAATCGGAAGGCCAATCTAGAGCGAGATTTGACTTTTTACTATGGCGAGGACTGGACCGAACAGATTGCTCCCTTGGATGCTGGCAAAACCTATGTGGCAAGGCTACAGGACATTGCTGAGCGCGATCCTGTACTTTTAATTGCCCATGCCTACACTCGTTACATGGGCGATCTGTCTGGCGGTCAAAGCCTTAAAAACATCATTCGTTCTGCCCTTAATCTCCCTGCTGATCAAGGCACCGCCTTGCATGAATTTGAGCAGATTCCCACCCCAGAGGCACGACGCGCCTTTAAGGAAACCTATCGTCAAGCCCTGGATTCCCTACCTCTGGATGAGACGACGACTCAACGCATTGTCGATGAAGCAAACCTGGCATTTCAGCTCAACCGCAATGTCATGCATGCCCTGGAAGCCGATGTCAAAGCGGCGATTGGCGAACATACCTTCGATTTACTCACCCGTCAGGATCGGCCAGGGAGCACGGAACCCCATCGTCCCGGTCATCCCACCGTGGCTCTCGCAACGGCGGAATAAGGAACACCACTAAACGTATTTAAAGGAATCGCTCCTCCATGAAACTGTTGTCGCAAACGGTTCAGTTTGACACGGATCTACTGCAAAAGTATGACCAACCCTTACCCCGGTATACCAGCTATCCTCCGGCGACGGAGTTGACGGCAGACTTTGATGAATCCTATTTTCGAGCTGCCATCGCCCTCGGTAATCTCAAAAAAACCACCGCTTTCGCTCTACTGTCACATTCCGTTTTGCGAAACCCCTTGCTACTTCTGCGGGTGCAACACAATTATTACCCAGCAGAAAAAACGTTGCCGATCCTTATTTGGAGTATGTTTCACGCCATATTCAACAAGTTTCTGCCTTGATCCACCCCGAGCGTCAGGTCAATCAATTACATTGGGGCGGTGGTACGCCCAATTACCTCAATAGCAGTCAGGTTGAATTTCTCTGGTCTACTTTCCAGCGCTACTTTAACTTTGATTCGGCTGCCGAGATCTCCATTGAGATCAACCCTAGCTACATTGACAAGAACTATCTGGTTCTCCTCAGACAGTTAGGATTCAACCGCATTAGCTTTGGCATTCAGGACTTTAATCCCCAGGTACAAGCAGCGGTGAATCGGGTGCAGCCAGAAGCCATGTTATTCGAGGTCATGGACTGGATTCGCGATGCTGGATTTGAAAGTGTGAACGTGGATCTGATTTACGGTCTCCCCTATCAAACCCTAGAAACCTTTCAAGATACGGTGCGAAAGACCCTACAACTGAACCCTGATCGGGTGGCGGTGTTCAATTTTGCCTACGTACCTTGGCTGAAGCCTGTCCAAAAGAAAATGCCCCAAGAGGCAATGCCCAAGGCGGCTGAAAAACTCAAGATTTTACATATGACCATTGCCGAACTCACCGCAGGGGGATACGTATTTATCGGCATGGATCACTTTGCCAAGCCTAACGACGAACTGGCGATCGCCCAACGGGCTGGACAGCTCCACCGCAACTTCCAAGGCTACACGACCCAACCGGAATCGGATTTGTTGGGGTTTGGTGTTACCTCCATCAGTATGTTGCAGGATGTCTATGTCCAGAATCGCAAGCGGCTGCCGGAGTTTTATCAGGCCATCGATGCCGATTGCCTCCCGATTGAAAAAGGCGTTCGCCTTCATCAGGACGATGCCATTCGCCGCACCGTGATCATGGAACTAATGTGCCAGTTTCGTCTTTCGGAACATGCCTTAGAGGAAAAGTATCATCTCGGCTTTGATCTGGACTTTGATACCTACTTCCGGCCGGAGATTCCTGCATTACAGGCCCTGGAAGCCGATGGGTTAATCAAACGATTTCCTGGGGGCTTTGAAGTAACCTCGGTGGGTCGATTACTGATCCGCAATATTGCTTCGGTGTTTGATACCTACCTGAGAAATCAGCAAGTTGAGCGGTTCTCGAAGTCCGTTTGAATTGTCCTCAGTTGCAGAACCGGGAGGATTGCCATGCGAATTCTGATGATTCAACCCAACTATCATGCCGGGGGGAGCTGAAATTGCCGGAAACTGGCCGCCCAGTTGGGTACCCTATGTGGGTGGAGCCTTAAAGCAAGCGGGGTTTACCGACCTTCAGTTTCTGGACGCCATGACTAATTATGTCGATGATGCGGCCTTGGCCCAGAGGATTGCGGACTATCAACCGGATGTGGTGATGGCGACGGCCATTACCCCGATGATCTATCAGTCCCAGGAGACACTGAGGATTGCCAAACACGTCTGTCCCCAAGCAACAACCATTATGGGGGGAGTGCATCCCACCTACATGTACCAGGAAGTCCTCAGTGAAGCCCCCTGGGTGGATTACATCATTCGGGGCGAAGGGGAAGAGATCAGCGTTAATTTACTGCGGGCGATCGCCAATGGTACGGATGAGTGCGATCACAAAGACATTCTGGGAATTGCCTTCCTAGAAGCTGGCGAAGTCGTCGCCACCCCTGCCCATCCGCCGATCCATGACCTCAATACCCTGACCCCGGATTGGAGTCTCCTGGAGTGGGATAAATACATCTACACTCCCTTGAACGTGCGCGTTGCTGTGCCCAACTATGCACGAGGCTGTCCCTTCCGGTGTCGATTTTGCTCCCAGTGGAAGTTCTGGCGCACCTATCGTTCCCGATCACCGCAAAATTTTGCCGATGAAATCGAACGATTGGTAAAGGATCACAACGTCGGATTTTTTATCCTGGCCGACGAGGAACCGACGATTAACAAAGCTAAGTTCGTTGCCCTTTGTCATCAACTCATCGATCGCAACCTTGGGGTTCACTGGGGGATCAATACCAGGGTGACCGATATCTTGCGGGATGAGCATGAACTCGCCCTCTACCGTCAAGCGGGATTGGTTCATGTCTCCTTGGGAACCGAAGCAGCCGCCCAATTAAAGCTAAATCTGTTCCGTAAAGAAACCACGATTGAAGATAACAAACGTGCCGTACAACTACTGCGACAAAACGGCATTGTCGCTGAGGTTCAGTTCATTATGGGGCTGCCCAATGAAACCCTAGAGACCATCGAAGAAACCTATCGAATGGCAATTGATTGGCAGGCAGACATGACCAACTGGAACATGTACACTCCCTGGCCATTTGCGGAATTATTTGAAGAATTAGGCGACAAAGTAGAAGTGCGAGACTATTCCCACTACAACTTTGTAACCCCGATCATGAAACCGGATGCCATCACCCGGGAGGAATTGCTCAAGGGCGTTTTGCGGAACTATGCCCGCTTCTATTTCCGCAAAGCCTGGGAATATTGGTTCATTAAAGATGCCTTCAAGCGCAATTACTTGCTCGGTTGTCTGAAAGCGTTTGTTCAGACTACCCTCAACCAACGCTTCTATAACTTGAAACGCATTAAGCGTAAGGGGCTAGGAGCAGAAATTGACTTTGGCTTTGATCCAAAGAGAATTCTGACGCCGGAACAAATTACTCAGCAGAAGCAATCCCATCCTGAACGGGCCGCCGATGTGAATTTCACGGGGAATATGCCCACCTGGAGTCCCATCAATGATCCCAATTCTAATTGTGAAATCACGGCCTGTGGTGCTCCCAATGATTTACCGGACTACACCGAAGCAGCGACAAAGGAGGAAATTCCCATCATTAAAATTTAACGGCTGCGCTACACCGACGCTGCTCACCGATTTTACCTTTGCAAACTTGACGTTAGATCCCTTGTGGTTGAGGAGAGATTGACCCTTTATGACATCTAATTCATTGTTAACGACCCCTGAGAAACCCCAAGGTTCAGGTCTCCATTGGCTCACGGTGTGTTTTTTTGCCATCGTTCACGGGTTGGCTCTGCTGAGTCCCTGGTTTTTCTCCTGGTCTGCTCTGGGAGTCACCCTGTTGCTTCACTGGCTGTTTGGCAGTATTGGCGTTTGTTTGGGGTATCACCGTCTCCTGAGCCATCGGAGCTTTCAGGTACCCAAAGCCCTGGAATATGCGATCGCCCTGCTGGGTGCCCTATCCATCCAGGGTGGGCCAATCTTTTGGGTAGCTGGACATCGTTTACACCACGCCTACACTGAGGATGAAGATAAAGATCCCTACTCAGCTCGACGCGGCTTTTGGTGGAGCCACATGCTGTGGATTTTCTATCCTCGCCCTGAATATTTTGATCCTGAACACTACCAGCGATTTGCCCCTGATCTGGCCCGAGATCCGTTTTACCGTTGGCTCGATCGCTACTTTTTGTGGCTCCAGCTCCCCTTGGGACTTTTACTCTATGCCATTGGCGGTTGGTCATTTGTGGTCTGCGGCGTCTTTCTCAGAGCGGTGCTCCTCTGGCATACCACCTGGCTGATTAATTCCGTCACCCATCTCTGGGGTGGCTATCGCACCTTTGCTACAGACGACACCACTCGCAACCTCTGGTGGGCAGCGATCCTGACCTACGGGGAAGGCTGGCACAACAACCACCATGCCTATCCCCAGGTCGCCAAATGTGGCTGGCGTTGGTGGGAACTCGATACCACTTGGTGGGTGATTCAACTGCTCAAGACCTTGGGTTTAGCCACCAAGGTCAACCTGCCACCCGCGCAAGCTATCCTCAACACCTAACACCTCACAACACTTTAGGGAGCCAGGGCATACAGTCGTGTCCTGGCTTTTTCTCACCCAAAAACCTCCATTTGCTTCAACAGAGCATTCAGAGACTGCTTAGCGAGGATTATTTTCAATTAGAGGCCAGTTCAAGCGACGTCTTGGTTAGTGACTGAGGCAGTCTAGCGGAAGGGAGGGGCGTACATCAAACCACCTCGTGTCCATAGATTGTTCAGCCCCCCGGGGGAGGTTTAAGGGAGTTCCCGCACCCAGCGATCGCTCGTAGATCTCCCCGTAGTTGCCCACCTGTTTAACAATTCGGGTGGCAAAATCATTAGGCAGTCCTAAGCCTTGGCCCAGATCCCCTTCTAAACCTAAGAAGCGACGGACAACAGGGTCTTTGCTCTGGGCAAATTGATCAACATTTTTAGACGTGATGCCGAGTTCTTCGGCTTCAATCAGCGTGTAGATCACCCACTGCACCACCGCTGCCCACTTGTCATTGCCTGCTGCCACTGCCGGGGCTAAGGGTTCCTTCGACAGCACCACATTGAGAATTACATGGTTCTTGGGGTCAGGAAATTTACTGCGGCGAGAAATCAATTGGGAGCGATCGGAGGTGACGGCTTCGCAGCGGCCTTCCAGGTAAGAGGTATAGGCTGTATTCACATCCTCAAAAACCACGGGTTGGAAAGGGATGCCCCGTTGCCGCATTTGGTCCGTAATATTCTGTTCGTTGGTGGTTCCAGTTTGGGTGCAGATGGAGCGATTTTTTAGATCGGCAAGGGACTTAATGCCACTGTTCTGGCGAACCATGATCCCCTGGCCATCATAGAAGACAACAGGTGCAAAGCTCAGACCAACGGTGGTTGCCCGACTTAATGTCCAGGTGGTGTTGCGGCTGAGAACATCAACTTCTCCGGTTTGTACCGCCGTAAATCGTTCTTTAGCGTTGAGGTTGCGGAATTCAACAGCGTTGGCATCATTAAACAGGGCAGCGGCGATCGCCCGACAGACATCTACATCTAACCCAGCGTAACTGCCGTCCTGGCCGACAAAACTGAACCCAGGGAGTTCTCCACTGACCCCACAGATTAACTGACCTCGGTTGAGCACCGTGTTGAGATAGGTCGGGGATGCAGTTGCAGAGGGTGTTTCCGGAGAACCACTCGAGGTGTTGGGAGCTGGTTCACAGCCAACCAGGGAGAAGATTGTCAGAGTGACGCTGAACAAAGATAACAGGGAAGCCCACGGACGCATAGTCAATCACTGACAACTTTTTGGACTTAATATATATGGGCTTACTGCCAGAATGCTTGGCGTTCCATCGCTAACTCGCGAATCAGGATCAAGCGAGAGTCGATGTAAGCACTGAGCACATGGGCCTCATCAGGATTGAGGGACGTTTGCATCTTTAACTGCTTCAGCAACCATTGCACCAGACTGGCATCGTCTAACTTTAGCAGAATGCTGCTTTGGGTGGTTTCGATCAACGACCAGAATCGTCGCAGGAGAGAGGGAGTCATACGACCTCCACAGAATTTAAGATTTTCTTCGCTTTTACACCATACCTGAGTAATCAAATAACAGATCTGGGATCACATAAGATGATACAAGAGTTACAAATCTGTTAATGAACCGATCTATAACTTGAACTTGTCGGCATAGAGATAATCCTCAAAGTGTTTGCGGCAAAAGGTTTCGGTAGTTTTATTAGTTTACCTACCTTCATGACTGGACGTTAAGCTAGAACAGTCATCCTGCCGCATATATTGTGTCACGGTTGCTGTCATGTCTGCGATCGCCCCGCGTCAACAGCTTGTCCTGTCCCAGCTCTTCAGACAGCTAGCCCATGGGCTGCCTGTCCATGCCTGGGGGTTGGGTCTGTTACCAGTGGTTGGCATCGGGACTCCGGCTCTAAGTGCCGAGTACGTTAATGTATCCTACGGGGCGTTAGAGCGTTCGATTCCGGTGGCTTCCCTGGAAATCTATGCTCAAACAGGCATTGTTGATCAGGATCTGGCGGGCTATATTCGATTCCTGAGCCCAGAACAGCGGCCCAAGTTACGCCAGATTTTGCTAGCACGGGCTGACTTGAGCCATGTCGCCGTTTCTAAGTTTCTTGACACCCCCCAGGGTGAAATTTTACTCAAGCGGCTGGGAGCCGTAATTCGCACCGATGCCACCCAAACCGGATTTTATGCCCTCCGGGGGGCGTTGGTCTTAGCGGCTGCCCGTCCTCCAGGGCTTACCTTGCTGAACGTGCTGCGTCAGTTTCCAACCCACAGTCTGCGGATTGATTTAGGTCGAAGCCTGCAAATTGCCGGAGATGTTGAAAAGCTTGTGAGCCAGACCAACCAGGTGACGACAGCGCTGACTCAAATTACCCAGGTGGTCACCCAAGATCAGGATGTGACAAGTTTGGCAGACCTGCGGGAATCTGGAACCTTTGGCTGGCGGCTGAAATCCCTAATGGTCACCGATGGCAGCCGCCACCGGAGCTTCCCCGTGGATCTCTATCTGCCACAACTCCGTTCAACACCAGGATCCTCGAAGTTGCTAGCGGCTCCCGTGATTGTGATCTCCCATGGTTTGGGGTCTGACCGTACTACCTTTGCCTATCTGGCTCGACATTTGGCCTCCTATGGATTTGCTGTGGTTGTACCTGAACATCCGGGGAGTAATGCCGAGCAGATGCAGGCATTAATGACTGGGAAGGCCAATCAAGCGGTCAAACCCTCGGAGTTTATTGACCGACCGCTGGATATTAAGTTTTTACTCGATGAACTCCAGCGACTGTCTCAGACAGAACCGTGGTTGCAGGGACGACTCAACCTTAAACAGGTTGGTATCATGGGTCATTCCCTGGGGGGATATACCGCCCTGGTACTGGTCGGGGCTCCCATTGATTGGCGGCAACTGCAAAATGCCTGTCAAAGGGAGGCCGATACCCTCAACCTCTCCCTGCTGCTCCAGTGCCGAGCCTTGCAGCTGTCCCAGCCCCTCAATGGTTTGCAGGACAGCCGTGTCAAAGCAGCGATCGCGCTTAACCCTATCTCCAGCGGTATTTTAGGCCCTGACAGCCTCCGTCAAATTCAAGTACCCGTGATGCTGGTAGCGGGGAGTGCGGACACCATTGCCCCTGCCCTCTTAGAGCAAATTCAGCCGTTTACGTGGCTCACCAGCCTGGATCGCTATCTCGTCTTGATTAGTGGCGGCACTCACTTCTCAACCACTGGGGAAGCAGTTCCCGGTAGTAAACCCCTGCCGATTCCCTCCCAGGTGATTGGCTTCAATCCCTCCGCCAGTCGCCGCTACATCCGGGCATTCAGTGTGGCATTTTTTGAAACCTACGTTGCCAACCGTTCCCAGTATCGATCCTATCTCAGTGTTGATTACGCCAGAGCGATCAGCACTCCCCCTCTAGATCTGAGTTTGATTCACTCCCTGAGTGCAGATCAACTGACACAATTGATCAAGACCTCCCTGATGCCATCCCAGAAGTCCCATTAGACATTGAGGGGTCTCAGCAATCCGCTATAATCGAGAACTGAATTTTAACGCCGATCTCCCTCAGTGCTGTGCCATCGACCCCTTTCCTTGGTCAAGCCGTTGATTATGTAACGTCTTTGTAGCGACCCACTATGGCAACTATCAACGATAACTACCTGAAGCTCAAAGCAGGCTATCTGTTTCCCGAAATTGCCCGCCGGGTCACTGCCTTTGCCGCCGCCAATCCCGATGCCCAGATGATTCGTCTGGGGATTGGCGATGTCACCGAACCTCTCCCTGAAGCCTGTCGAACCGCCATGATCCAGGCAGTGGCAGACATGGGCGATCGCAATACCTTCAAGGGCTATGGCCCAGAGCAGGGCTACGCCTGGTTGCGGGAAAAAATTGCCCAGCACGACTTTCAATTGCGGGGGTGCGAGGTCGATGCATCAGAAATCTTTATTTCTGACGGCTCAAAGTGTGACTGCGGCAATATCCTGGACATTTTTGGCGACAACAATACCATTGCTGTCACCGATCCGGTCTATCCCGTGTATGTTGATACCAACGTCATGGCAGGCCATACGGGGGATGCCAACGAAAAAGGGGAATATGGTGGCTTAGTTTATCTGCCGATTGTTGCCGAGAATGATTTCACCGCTGAGATTCCTGCCCAAAAGGTCGATCTGATTTATCTCTGCTTTCCTAACAATCCCACAGGTGCTGTTGCCACCCGTGACCATCTCCAAGCTTGGGTCAACTATGCTCGCGCCCACGGCTCGATCATTTTCTTTGATGCCGCCTACGAAGCTTTCATTACCGATCCGGCCATTCCCCACTCAATCTACGAAATCGACAGTGCTAGAGAGTGCGCGATCGAGTTTCGTTCCTTCTCGAAAAACGCTGGCTTTACAGGCACCCGTTGTGCCTTCACAGTTGTCCCAAAAACCCTGACTGCCCAAGCTGCGGATGGTTCTGCGGTTGAACTCTGGAAACTCTGGAATCGTCGTCAGTCCACCAAGTTCAATGGGGTATCCTACATTGTGCAACGAGGGGCGGAAGCGGTCTATTCCTCTTCAGGGCAGACTCAAATTCAGGCCCTTGTTCGTTTCTATATGGACAATGCCCGGATGATCCGTGAGCAACTCACTGCTGCTGGGCTTGTGGTTTACGGGGGAGTGAATGCCCCCTATGTCTGGGTCAAAACCCCCCGATGGACTCTCTAGCTGGGACTTCTTTGACCAGCTCTTGCACACCTGCCACGTTGTCGGTACTCCTGGTTCGGGCTTTGGGGCTGCTGGAGAAGGCTATTTTCGGATTTCAGCATTTAATTCCCGAGAGCATGTAGAAGCGGCAATGGCACGAATTATTGACAAAGTCAAGAGATAAAGCTGCGGTGGGCAATCCCCACCTCCCTGGAAAGCAACATCCTATCCATCACCCCACCCTCACGGCTGAAGCCGTTGCGAGTTGTAGCATCTCACCAATAATCAAGGCTGCTAACTGATCATCAATCGCCCGCCACTGAGGGTCGGTTGCCTTGCCGTCCTGCCACTGAAATACAACCTGACTGAACTCAATACAGTCTTGTCTGCTGCCATCGTTGGGGTCGTGCTCAATCCATGTGAGGCGATCGGGATTCAGCTGAAAGTCTTGCACAATCCGAGTTGCCAGTTGTTCTAATTTATAGGGAATAAACCACCCAGTTTCACAACCCCTATCAGACACCATAACAATCTTATGTCCAGGATGTTGTTGGAAAATACGTAAATGGCAATGGAGTTGCCAAACATAACCATCTTGTCCGGGAACATTACATTGATAGAGTTGATCCACAATTCTCATGGTTAGCATCATTGAAACAACAGGCATCTAAACCTATGGGTCAGCGAGTCAATCGGGCATTAATAATGATGAGCAATCACTAGGGCATGGTTTCGAGTGAGAAGATTGAGTTCTGATTCCAGGGAGACTGGAGTCCAGCAAGATTTTTCATTGAAGAGAGGCATTTCCTGCCAGC
This genomic interval carries:
- a CDS encoding heme oxygenase (biliverdin-producing); protein product: MSQLSVRLREGTQQSHTAAENTAYMKCFLKGIVEREPFRKLLANLYFVYSTLEAALDDHRNHPQIGPIVFPELNRKANLERDLTFYYGEDWTEQIAPLDAGKTYVARLQDIAERDPVLLIAHAYTRYMGDLSGGQSLKNIIRSALNLPADQGTALHEFEQIPTPEARRAFKETYRQALDSLPLDETTTQRIVDEANLAFQLNRNVMHALEADVKAAIGEHTFDLLTRQDRPGSTEPHRPGHPTVALATAE
- the hemN gene encoding oxygen-independent coproporphyrinogen III oxidase; protein product: MEYVSRHIQQVSALIHPERQVNQLHWGGGTPNYLNSSQVEFLWSTFQRYFNFDSAAEISIEINPSYIDKNYLVLLRQLGFNRISFGIQDFNPQVQAAVNRVQPEAMLFEVMDWIRDAGFESVNVDLIYGLPYQTLETFQDTVRKTLQLNPDRVAVFNFAYVPWLKPVQKKMPQEAMPKAAEKLKILHMTIAELTAGGYVFIGMDHFAKPNDELAIAQRAGQLHRNFQGYTTQPESDLLGFGVTSISMLQDVYVQNRKRLPEFYQAIDADCLPIEKGVRLHQDDAIRRTVIMELMCQFRLSEHALEEKYHLGFDLDFDTYFRPEIPALQALEADGLIKRFPGGFEVTSVGRLLIRNIASVFDTYLRNQQVERFSKSV
- the bchE gene encoding magnesium-protoporphyrin IX monomethyl ester anaerobic oxidative cyclase; the encoded protein is MPGGAEIAGNWPPSWVPYVGGALKQAGFTDLQFLDAMTNYVDDAALAQRIADYQPDVVMATAITPMIYQSQETLRIAKHVCPQATTIMGGVHPTYMYQEVLSEAPWVDYIIRGEGEEISVNLLRAIANGTDECDHKDILGIAFLEAGEVVATPAHPPIHDLNTLTPDWSLLEWDKYIYTPLNVRVAVPNYARGCPFRCRFCSQWKFWRTYRSRSPQNFADEIERLVKDHNVGFFILADEEPTINKAKFVALCHQLIDRNLGVHWGINTRVTDILRDEHELALYRQAGLVHVSLGTEAAAQLKLNLFRKETTIEDNKRAVQLLRQNGIVAEVQFIMGLPNETLETIEETYRMAIDWQADMTNWNMYTPWPFAELFEELGDKVEVRDYSHYNFVTPIMKPDAITREELLKGVLRNYARFYFRKAWEYWFIKDAFKRNYLLGCLKAFVQTTLNQRFYNLKRIKRKGLGAEIDFGFDPKRILTPEQITQQKQSHPERAADVNFTGNMPTWSPINDPNSNCEITACGAPNDLPDYTEAATKEEIPIIKI
- a CDS encoding acyl-CoA desaturase yields the protein MTSNSLLTTPEKPQGSGLHWLTVCFFAIVHGLALLSPWFFSWSALGVTLLLHWLFGSIGVCLGYHRLLSHRSFQVPKALEYAIALLGALSIQGGPIFWVAGHRLHHAYTEDEDKDPYSARRGFWWSHMLWIFYPRPEYFDPEHYQRFAPDLARDPFYRWLDRYFLWLQLPLGLLLYAIGGWSFVVCGVFLRAVLLWHTTWLINSVTHLWGGYRTFATDDTTRNLWWAAILTYGEGWHNNHHAYPQVAKCGWRWWELDTTWWVIQLLKTLGLATKVNLPPAQAILNT
- a CDS encoding amino acid ABC transporter substrate-binding protein, with product MRPWASLLSLFSVTLTIFSLVGCEPAPNTSSGSPETPSATASPTYLNTVLNRGQLICGVSGELPGFSFVGQDGSYAGLDVDVCRAIAAALFNDANAVEFRNLNAKERFTAVQTGEVDVLSRNTTWTLSRATTVGLSFAPVVFYDGQGIMVRQNSGIKSLADLKNRSICTQTGTTNEQNITDQMRQRGIPFQPVVFEDVNTAYTSYLEGRCEAVTSDRSQLISRRSKFPDPKNHVILNVVLSKEPLAPAVAAGNDKWAAVVQWVIYTLIEAEELGITSKNVDQFAQSKDPVVRRFLGLEGDLGQGLGLPNDFATRIVKQVGNYGEIYERSLGAGTPLNLPRGAEQSMDTRWFDVRPSLPLDCLSH
- a CDS encoding alpha/beta hydrolase; its protein translation is MSAIAPRQQLVLSQLFRQLAHGLPVHAWGLGLLPVVGIGTPALSAEYVNVSYGALERSIPVASLEIYAQTGIVDQDLAGYIRFLSPEQRPKLRQILLARADLSHVAVSKFLDTPQGEILLKRLGAVIRTDATQTGFYALRGALVLAAARPPGLTLLNVLRQFPTHSLRIDLGRSLQIAGDVEKLVSQTNQVTTALTQITQVVTQDQDVTSLADLRESGTFGWRLKSLMVTDGSRHRSFPVDLYLPQLRSTPGSSKLLAAPVIVISHGLGSDRTTFAYLARHLASYGFAVVVPEHPGSNAEQMQALMTGKANQAVKPSEFIDRPLDIKFLLDELQRLSQTEPWLQGRLNLKQVGIMGHSLGGYTALVLVGAPIDWRQLQNACQREADTLNLSLLLQCRALQLSQPLNGLQDSRVKAAIALNPISSGILGPDSLRQIQVPVMLVAGSADTIAPALLEQIQPFTWLTSLDRYLVLISGGTHFSTTGEAVPGSKPLPIPSQVIGFNPSASRRYIRAFSVAFFETYVANRSQYRSYLSVDYARAISTPPLDLSLIHSLSADQLTQLIKTSLMPSQKSH